A single window of Methylacidimicrobium sp. AP8 DNA harbors:
- a CDS encoding UDP-glucuronic acid decarboxylase family protein, translating into MPFAVVTGAAGFLGSHLVDRLLEAGYEVLGIDNFVTGNPNNLAHLKGEPRFHLLVQDVTEYLDIPGKVDQIFHLASPASPVDYLHLPIQTLKAGALGTYRALGLAKAKGAAFLLASTSEIYGDPLVHPQNEEYWGNVNPIGPRGVYDEAKRFAEALTMAYHRTHGVRTHIVRIFNTYGPRMRLHDGRVVPAFIGQALEGKPLTIFGDGSQTRSFCYCSDLIEGIFVLAQSTTADPVNIGNPTELSILEFARIICRLANIPERLEYKPLPVDDPKQRRPDISRAQKVLGWRPKVDLETGLRETIAWFRAHRPNAGKQEEGTRTPPGSLGRPPARPSNHLEEPS; encoded by the coding sequence ATGCCCTTCGCGGTCGTCACCGGAGCTGCGGGTTTTTTGGGAAGCCATCTGGTCGATCGGCTGCTCGAGGCCGGGTACGAGGTCCTCGGGATCGATAACTTTGTGACCGGAAATCCCAACAACCTAGCCCATCTTAAGGGAGAACCCCGGTTCCATCTCCTCGTCCAAGACGTGACGGAGTATCTCGACATTCCCGGAAAGGTCGATCAGATCTTCCATCTCGCCTCCCCGGCGAGCCCCGTCGACTATCTCCATCTTCCGATCCAGACCCTGAAGGCCGGGGCGCTGGGAACCTACCGCGCCTTGGGGCTAGCCAAGGCGAAAGGGGCGGCCTTTCTCCTGGCTTCCACTTCGGAAATCTACGGCGACCCTCTGGTCCATCCCCAGAACGAGGAATATTGGGGCAACGTCAACCCGATCGGTCCCCGGGGCGTCTACGACGAAGCCAAGCGGTTCGCCGAAGCGCTCACCATGGCCTACCACCGGACTCACGGGGTAAGGACCCATATCGTCCGCATCTTTAACACCTATGGGCCGAGAATGCGGCTGCACGACGGCCGCGTCGTGCCCGCCTTTATCGGACAGGCGTTGGAGGGGAAGCCGCTCACGATTTTCGGGGACGGTTCCCAGACACGCAGCTTCTGCTACTGTTCCGACCTCATCGAGGGGATATTCGTGCTAGCGCAGTCGACCACGGCGGACCCGGTGAATATCGGAAATCCGACCGAGCTATCCATCCTGGAGTTCGCCCGGATCATCTGCCGGCTGGCGAACATCCCCGAGCGGTTGGAGTACAAGCCGCTCCCGGTCGACGATCCCAAGCAGCGCCGCCCGGATATTTCGCGGGCGCAAAAAGTCCTCGGGTGGCGCCCGAAAGTCGATCTGGAAACCGGGCTGCGGGAAACCATCGCCTGGTTCCGGGCTCATCGGCCGAACGCAGGAAAGCAAGAAGAGGGAACGCGCACCCCGCCCGGATCCCTCGGTCGTCCTCCGGCCCGGCCGTCCAACCATCTCGAAGAGCCTTCGTGA
- a CDS encoding TrkA family potassium uptake protein, translated as MASSRTSASPGQPPLPPAVRHPFRHFLGALIVLLLLVAAGTFGYRRIEGMSLLDALYMTVITLSTVGFEEVHPLSPQGRLFTIGLIVGGGALAAYAAGRALNYLFSVEWRDFLAARRQTRMLKGMKDHYLVCGFGRVGRHVTQEMIEQRQRVVVIDSDPEALSHLRSREIPAIEGDASDEAVLRAAGISQAKGLVACASSDAENLLIVLTARLLCPGLPIVARALDEASEFKLKKAGADRVVLPYQLAAYRIITSLVRPAVADFLWEVAHVGGVELFLEQIPVRSGSCLVGQTLGQAQLRNRFHVTIVGCRMPDGTLAVRPTAETVLEAGQELIALGTHAELQAFARLASGQDPGPAA; from the coding sequence ATGGCCTCGTCCCGGACATCTGCCTCCCCGGGGCAGCCTCCCCTGCCGCCGGCCGTCCGCCACCCCTTTCGCCATTTTCTGGGTGCGCTGATCGTTCTGCTCCTTCTGGTGGCCGCCGGCACGTTCGGCTACCGGAGGATCGAAGGGATGTCTCTGCTCGACGCGCTCTACATGACCGTCATCACGCTGAGCACCGTCGGCTTCGAAGAGGTCCACCCCCTCTCGCCCCAGGGCCGTCTCTTCACCATCGGGCTGATTGTCGGCGGAGGGGCCCTGGCGGCTTATGCCGCGGGAAGGGCGCTCAACTATCTCTTTTCCGTCGAATGGCGGGATTTCCTTGCAGCGCGACGCCAAACCCGAATGCTGAAAGGAATGAAGGACCATTATCTGGTCTGTGGTTTCGGCCGGGTCGGACGCCATGTCACCCAGGAGATGATCGAGCAGCGCCAGCGCGTGGTCGTCATCGATTCCGATCCGGAGGCTCTTTCGCACCTCCGGAGCCGGGAAATCCCGGCGATCGAAGGCGATGCCTCGGACGAAGCGGTCCTGCGGGCGGCGGGCATCTCGCAGGCGAAGGGACTGGTGGCTTGCGCAAGCAGCGACGCGGAAAACCTGCTGATCGTCCTGACCGCGCGCCTGCTCTGTCCCGGATTGCCGATTGTCGCACGGGCTCTCGACGAGGCGTCCGAATTTAAGCTCAAGAAAGCCGGAGCCGATCGGGTCGTCCTCCCCTACCAGCTCGCCGCCTACCGCATCATCACCTCCCTCGTGCGACCGGCGGTCGCCGATTTCCTCTGGGAAGTGGCGCACGTGGGCGGAGTCGAGCTTTTTTTGGAACAGATTCCCGTCCGGAGCGGCTCCTGCTTGGTCGGCCAGACGTTGGGACAGGCCCAGCTGCGGAACCGATTCCATGTCACGATCGTCGGATGCCGGATGCCCGACGGGACGCTGGCGGTTCGGCCCACTGCGGAGACCGTCCTCGAAGCGGGCCAGGAACTCATTGCGTTAGGGACGCATGCGGAGCTGCAGGCGTTCGCCCGGCTCGCTTCCGGTCAGGATCCGGGCCCGGCGGCATAG
- a CDS encoding peroxiredoxin, giving the protein MGAPVPPVTATDQDGNEVDLAEASRQATVLLYFYPKADTPGCTKESCGLRDAYQKFVDLGVRVFGVSMDPATAQKRFAEKYHLPFTLLADPEGKIVDAFGVAKRNGHATRQSFLIRHGKIVWHNPKVNPESHAEEVLREIEKQAG; this is encoded by the coding sequence GTGGGCGCGCCCGTGCCGCCGGTGACGGCGACGGATCAGGACGGGAACGAAGTGGACCTAGCGGAAGCCTCGCGGCAGGCAACCGTGCTTCTCTATTTTTATCCCAAGGCGGATACGCCCGGATGCACGAAGGAATCCTGCGGGCTGCGCGACGCCTACCAAAAATTCGTCGATCTCGGAGTCCGCGTCTTCGGCGTGAGCATGGACCCCGCGACGGCCCAGAAGCGGTTCGCCGAAAAATACCATCTCCCCTTCACCCTACTTGCCGATCCGGAAGGGAAGATCGTCGATGCCTTCGGAGTGGCCAAGAGGAACGGCCATGCAACCCGCCAATCCTTCCTCATTCGGCACGGCAAGATCGTCTGGCACAACCCGAAAGTGAACCCGGAAAGCCACGCGGAGGAGGTGCTGCGGGAGATCGAGAAACAGGCCGGTTGA
- a CDS encoding hydantoinase/oxoprolinase family protein, translating into MAKSSGSAEQPPGFPEEARRGDALLEKGASGAAPEDSGRSLIRIAVDTGGTFTDCIALWEGRLLCWKLPSTPHAPETALLEGIRRLLENKNPDRIEIIHGTTVGTNAVLERKGACTALLTTEGFEDLLEIGRQNRPKLYDLGPSKPAPLVPAERRFGVPERVGPRGEILRPLDGSAVSAIGKTLRDAGVESVAVVYLFSFANPRHEEETGKLLRHLELPISLSAHVLPEHREYERMSTTVLNAYIAPVLRRYLGRAEEGVDWMATRGADGTPRSTSLWVMRSNGGALSARGAGERPIETLLSGPAAGAVAAAAWGRLVGFPHIIAFDMGGTSTDVCLAGEDPLPERGGSVGGYPIGSPLLPIQTVAAGGGSIARVDAGGALRVGPESAGADPGPVCYGRGEEITVTDAHLCLGRLGSAGLLGGEMPLDADRAREFFARFWRDRMAPRWSASSEEDHPVERLAQGILDVINVRMARAIQLVATESGRDPRDFSLLAYGGAGGLHACDLAEALEIPQALVPRNPGLFSALGGLFSDFVKEYVETLLCPQERADEEDLRRIFGRLAGRAEEELDAEGFGRRERALSFFVDMRYAGQGHELMVPYSEEYAGQFHRLHELRFGYADWGRKTEIVALRVQARGMPRKPVLVPEEETGPEPGKDSLLYEAPVWFGGRVVPTRFYRRERLRPGNRIEGPAVILEYSGTTVVPPSWKAHVDRYGGLLLTRREE; encoded by the coding sequence ATGGCAAAATCTAGCGGAAGCGCCGAGCAGCCTCCGGGGTTTCCGGAGGAAGCGCGGCGCGGTGACGCCCTCCTGGAGAAAGGGGCTTCGGGAGCGGCGCCAGAGGACTCGGGAAGATCCCTGATCCGGATCGCCGTGGATACCGGAGGGACCTTCACTGACTGCATCGCGCTTTGGGAAGGGCGGCTGCTTTGCTGGAAGCTCCCTTCGACGCCCCACGCTCCCGAAACCGCTCTTTTGGAGGGGATTCGCCGCCTGTTGGAAAACAAAAATCCCGACCGGATCGAGATCATTCATGGGACGACGGTCGGCACCAACGCGGTCCTGGAACGGAAAGGGGCGTGCACCGCTCTGCTGACGACCGAGGGCTTCGAGGATCTGCTCGAGATCGGGAGGCAGAACCGGCCGAAGCTCTATGACCTGGGCCCGTCCAAGCCCGCCCCTCTCGTCCCGGCCGAAAGGCGCTTTGGCGTCCCCGAGCGGGTGGGGCCCCGGGGCGAGATTCTTCGCCCGCTCGACGGCTCGGCCGTTTCGGCGATCGGGAAAACCCTGCGGGATGCGGGGGTGGAAAGCGTCGCAGTCGTCTACCTCTTTTCGTTTGCCAATCCTCGCCATGAAGAGGAGACGGGGAAGCTGCTCCGGCATCTGGAGCTGCCCATTTCCCTCTCCGCCCATGTGCTTCCGGAACACCGCGAATACGAGCGGATGTCGACGACCGTCCTCAATGCCTACATCGCTCCCGTGCTGCGCCGCTACCTGGGCCGCGCCGAAGAAGGGGTAGACTGGATGGCGACGAGAGGAGCGGACGGTACGCCTAGGTCGACTTCCCTCTGGGTGATGCGCTCGAACGGCGGTGCGCTTTCAGCGCGGGGTGCAGGGGAGCGGCCCATCGAGACGCTGCTTTCGGGGCCGGCGGCCGGGGCGGTCGCAGCCGCCGCTTGGGGACGCCTGGTCGGTTTCCCGCATATCATCGCTTTCGACATGGGCGGCACTTCGACCGATGTCTGCCTCGCCGGGGAGGATCCGCTCCCCGAGCGCGGCGGCAGCGTCGGCGGATACCCGATCGGGAGTCCGCTGCTTCCCATTCAGACGGTCGCGGCGGGGGGAGGCTCGATCGCCCGCGTCGACGCTGGCGGGGCCCTCCGGGTAGGTCCCGAAAGCGCGGGTGCGGATCCCGGTCCGGTCTGCTATGGCCGAGGGGAAGAGATCACCGTGACCGATGCGCACCTTTGCCTCGGACGGTTGGGATCCGCCGGCCTGCTGGGCGGAGAGATGCCCCTGGATGCCGACCGGGCCAGGGAATTCTTCGCTCGGTTCTGGCGGGATCGGATGGCGCCGCGCTGGAGTGCGTCGTCCGAAGAGGATCACCCGGTGGAGCGGCTGGCTCAAGGGATCCTCGATGTGATCAATGTCCGGATGGCTCGCGCTATCCAGCTCGTTGCTACGGAGAGCGGGCGGGATCCGCGCGATTTCAGCCTTCTGGCCTATGGGGGGGCCGGCGGCTTGCACGCCTGCGATCTGGCGGAAGCTTTGGAAATCCCGCAGGCCCTCGTCCCGCGGAATCCGGGACTTTTCTCCGCGCTTGGCGGCCTCTTCTCGGATTTTGTGAAGGAGTATGTCGAGACCCTGCTCTGTCCCCAGGAGCGGGCCGACGAAGAGGATCTGCGGAGGATCTTCGGCCGGCTGGCGGGCCGGGCGGAGGAAGAGTTGGATGCCGAGGGGTTTGGCCGGCGTGAACGCGCTCTCTCCTTTTTCGTCGACATGCGCTACGCGGGCCAAGGGCATGAGCTGATGGTCCCGTATTCCGAGGAATATGCCGGGCAGTTTCACCGGTTGCATGAGCTCCGGTTCGGTTATGCCGATTGGGGCAGAAAGACGGAGATCGTCGCGCTGCGGGTGCAGGCTCGGGGCATGCCCCGGAAGCCCGTCCTTGTCCCGGAGGAGGAAACGGGTCCCGAGCCCGGCAAGGATAGCCTGTTGTACGAGGCCCCTGTCTGGTTCGGGGGGCGTGTCGTTCCGACACGCTTTTACCGGAGGGAGCGGCTCCGTCCCGGAAACCGGATCGAAGGACCGGCGGTCATCCTGGAATATAGCGGGACCACGGTCGTCCCTCCTTCTTGGAAGGCGCACGTGGATCGATACGGCGGACTGCTTCTGACGCGCCGGGAAGAATAA
- a CDS encoding YidH family protein yields the protein MKKNFGDHSANERTFLAWVRTSIGLMAFGFLLEKFTLFLNYLRLALNQPPTQEPATRVIGLAFLTLGAVMIGMAALRYRLNARQIDSPELERNSFVLFDTILGACLAGAGILLGLYLALGIAL from the coding sequence ATGAAGAAAAACTTCGGGGATCACTCGGCGAACGAACGCACGTTTCTGGCCTGGGTGCGCACGAGCATCGGGCTGATGGCATTCGGCTTCCTGCTCGAGAAGTTCACCCTCTTCCTCAACTATCTGCGCCTCGCGCTCAACCAGCCGCCGACCCAAGAGCCGGCTACCCGGGTGATCGGACTCGCTTTCCTGACCCTCGGCGCCGTCATGATCGGGATGGCGGCCCTCCGATACCGGCTCAACGCCCGGCAGATCGACAGCCCGGAATTGGAAAGAAACAGCTTCGTTCTCTTCGACACGATCCTCGGCGCTTGCCTGGCCGGCGCCGGCATCCTCCTCGGCCTCTACTTGGCCCTCGGGATCGCCCTCTAG
- the tsaD gene encoding tRNA (adenosine(37)-N6)-threonylcarbamoyltransferase complex transferase subunit TsaD — MKTGDRGARAGNGNFLWLGIETSCDETGVALVEERAGRIRVVGALLTSQVNRHRPFGGVVPELAVREHARNLPLLVTRLLEEAGLRPQDLRGIAVTQGPGLASSLLVGNAYARALAASLDLPVFGINHLEGHLFSPFLEGDGPISFPFLGLIVSGGHTLLAAVEGWNRYRIVSATTDDAAGEALDKIARLLGLPYPGGPEIERLARQGDPKAFRFPRGFPEEGDLRFSFSGVKTAVRYFLEQHAERRSDPRFLADAAASLQESIIRTLCEKTLQAARQRSFRTVAASGGVVANRRLRQMLEEGCRDAGLCCRIAPSGLCTDNAVMIAAAAAWKHAAGIPPSLGTDIDPGLPLAL; from the coding sequence GTGAAGACGGGCGATCGCGGCGCGCGCGCGGGAAACGGAAACTTTCTCTGGCTGGGCATCGAGACCTCGTGCGACGAAACGGGGGTTGCCCTCGTGGAGGAGCGTGCCGGCCGGATACGGGTGGTCGGCGCTCTTTTGACCAGCCAGGTCAACCGGCACCGACCTTTCGGAGGGGTCGTTCCGGAGCTGGCGGTTCGCGAGCATGCCCGCAACCTGCCGCTGCTCGTGACGCGCCTTCTCGAGGAGGCGGGACTCCGCCCGCAGGACCTCCGGGGGATCGCCGTCACCCAGGGGCCGGGGCTCGCTTCGTCCCTTCTCGTCGGCAACGCCTATGCCCGGGCGCTAGCGGCATCCCTCGACCTGCCGGTCTTCGGGATCAACCACCTGGAAGGCCACCTCTTCTCGCCTTTTCTCGAGGGAGACGGACCGATCTCGTTCCCTTTCCTTGGGCTGATCGTCAGCGGGGGCCACACGCTTCTGGCCGCCGTAGAGGGATGGAACCGCTATCGGATCGTATCCGCGACCACGGACGATGCGGCCGGCGAAGCCCTCGACAAGATCGCCCGTCTCCTCGGCCTCCCTTACCCCGGCGGACCCGAGATCGAGCGGCTCGCACGGCAGGGGGACCCCAAGGCGTTTCGCTTTCCCCGCGGGTTTCCGGAAGAGGGCGACCTCCGCTTCAGCTTCAGCGGGGTCAAGACGGCGGTCCGCTACTTTCTCGAGCAGCATGCCGAAAGGCGGTCCGATCCCCGCTTCCTTGCGGACGCGGCCGCCTCGCTCCAGGAGTCGATTATCCGGACTCTCTGCGAAAAGACTCTTCAGGCCGCACGGCAGCGCAGCTTCCGCACCGTGGCGGCATCCGGCGGCGTCGTGGCGAACCGGAGGCTGCGGCAGATGCTGGAAGAGGGATGCCGCGACGCGGGCCTTTGCTGTCGAATCGCCCCCTCCGGCCTCTGCACCGACAACGCCGTGATGATCGCCGCGGCGGCGGCCTGGAAACACGCCGCCGGGATACCCCCTTCGCTCGGCACCGACATCGACCCGGGCCTGCCTTTGGCCCTGTGA
- a CDS encoding nucleoside-diphosphate kinase, whose translation MARELSYVIINPYSLQKSRTGAIISRLLTRTGLELAGASMFAPSHELVREYAKMIVTENDPQDRQIQQLIRDYILENYAPDPVTKLRRRVMVLLFAGEDAVARTREAVGNISRMSRGGETVRDTFADLVFARDGSVRYFEPAVLAAPTVEEAAAKLRLWSRYAATDAGLVSAALPTVNDPGHQRTLVILKPDTIRFPGGRPGNVIDLFSKTGLAITAIKVHRMSVAEAEEFYGPVRAVLREKLVGPTGEKAKELLESALGITVDAELKEQLGRLLGPKAADYQFDLIIQFMTGHNPKDCSEAERRLPGKEKCLILVYEGIDAVRRIREVLGPTDPAKAPPGSIRREFGQNIMVNAAHASDSEESAEREMQILRPGESNFSSLVAEYYGA comes from the coding sequence ATGGCACGTGAACTGAGCTACGTCATTATCAACCCCTATTCGCTGCAGAAATCCCGCACGGGCGCGATTATTTCCCGATTGCTCACCCGAACGGGCCTGGAGCTGGCGGGCGCCTCGATGTTCGCCCCGAGCCATGAGCTGGTCCGCGAGTACGCCAAGATGATCGTGACAGAAAACGATCCCCAGGACCGGCAGATCCAACAGCTGATTCGAGACTACATCCTGGAAAATTACGCTCCCGATCCGGTGACCAAGCTCCGGAGACGAGTCATGGTCTTGCTCTTCGCGGGGGAAGACGCAGTCGCCCGCACGCGCGAAGCGGTGGGCAACATCAGCCGGATGAGCAGAGGCGGGGAAACGGTCCGCGACACCTTCGCCGATCTGGTCTTCGCCCGGGATGGCTCGGTCCGCTACTTCGAGCCGGCCGTCCTGGCCGCTCCGACGGTAGAGGAAGCGGCGGCCAAGCTCCGGCTTTGGAGCCGATACGCCGCAACCGATGCGGGGCTCGTCTCCGCGGCGCTCCCCACCGTCAACGATCCCGGGCACCAGCGAACGCTGGTGATCCTCAAGCCCGACACAATCCGGTTTCCGGGGGGGAGACCGGGCAACGTGATCGATCTTTTCTCGAAAACGGGCCTCGCGATCACAGCCATCAAGGTTCACCGGATGAGCGTCGCCGAAGCGGAGGAGTTCTACGGCCCCGTCCGGGCGGTCCTGCGCGAGAAGCTGGTCGGGCCGACCGGGGAAAAAGCCAAAGAGTTGCTTGAATCCGCCCTCGGCATCACCGTCGATGCCGAATTGAAGGAGCAGCTCGGGCGGCTGCTCGGACCGAAAGCGGCCGATTACCAGTTCGATCTGATCATCCAGTTCATGACCGGCCATAACCCCAAGGACTGCTCGGAGGCGGAACGCCGACTTCCCGGAAAAGAGAAATGCCTCATCCTGGTCTACGAGGGGATCGACGCCGTAAGGCGGATCCGCGAGGTCCTCGGGCCTACCGATCCGGCCAAGGCGCCGCCGGGATCGATCCGCCGCGAATTCGGCCAGAATATCATGGTCAATGCGGCGCACGCTTCCGATTCGGAGGAGAGCGCCGAACGGGAAATGCAGATCCTACGCCCCGGAGAAAGCAACTTTTCCTCTCTGGTCGCCGAATACTACGGCGCCTGA
- the rsfS gene encoding ribosome silencing factor, with translation MREDSSEDALALARFCRDVILEGKAIAPVILDLRKLSAFTDFFLICSAASRPQLKALAASVEREVEKAHGLHPRSLQGSPASHWVVLDYGALLIHLFLEKERAYYELERLWGDAPVL, from the coding sequence ATGAGGGAAGATTCTTCGGAAGACGCGTTGGCTTTGGCGCGCTTTTGCCGGGACGTCATCCTGGAAGGCAAAGCGATCGCGCCGGTCATCCTCGACCTCCGCAAGCTTTCGGCCTTCACCGATTTCTTCCTGATCTGCTCCGCGGCTTCGCGCCCGCAGCTCAAAGCGCTGGCCGCTTCCGTCGAGCGCGAGGTCGAAAAGGCCCACGGCCTCCATCCGCGGTCGCTCCAAGGCTCTCCGGCCAGCCACTGGGTCGTGCTCGATTACGGGGCGCTGCTCATCCACCTCTTCCTCGAAAAGGAGCGGGCGTACTATGAGCTCGAGCGCCTCTGGGGAGATGCACCCGTACTCTGA
- the nadD gene encoding nicotinate-nucleotide adenylyltransferase: MAKKHPPLLRLGLFGGSFDPIHHGHLVSSWDALEQMRLDRIIFIPCALSPHKSEPPVASGEERLAMIRQAIRGWPSFSTSDCELARGGPSYSVDTAEEMRRRFPSAELFWIIGSDQAKSLPSWRDYPRLCKLLTFLVVPRPGNIEIALKNGMALLPSPHIVDISSTEIRERAQHGLPIGHLVPRPVAAHIVKRHLYEKISG; the protein is encoded by the coding sequence ATGGCCAAGAAACACCCTCCCCTCCTCCGTCTCGGACTCTTCGGCGGCAGCTTCGACCCGATCCACCACGGCCATCTCGTCAGCTCCTGGGACGCTCTTGAGCAGATGCGCCTCGATCGGATCATCTTCATTCCCTGCGCCCTATCTCCGCACAAGTCCGAGCCTCCGGTCGCCTCCGGAGAGGAGCGGCTGGCGATGATCCGGCAGGCCATCCGCGGATGGCCCTCCTTTTCTACCTCGGACTGCGAGCTGGCGCGCGGAGGGCCCTCGTATTCCGTGGACACCGCCGAGGAGATGCGCCGCCGGTTCCCTTCGGCCGAACTGTTCTGGATCATCGGCTCGGACCAAGCAAAGAGCCTTCCTTCCTGGCGGGATTACCCTCGCCTGTGCAAGCTCCTTACCTTCCTGGTCGTTCCCCGGCCCGGAAACATCGAGATTGCGCTGAAAAACGGCATGGCGCTTCTCCCTTCTCCCCACATCGTCGATATTTCTTCCACGGAGATCCGGGAGCGCGCGCAGCACGGCCTTCCCATCGGCCATCTCGTGCCTCGGCCGGTAGCCGCCCATATTGTCAAACGGCATCTCTACGAGAAGATTTCCGGATGA
- a CDS encoding pyridoxal phosphate-dependent aminotransferase → MEPSSRAARITPSLTLSLGSKAKALRAKGVDVINLASGEPDFDTPEFIKAAAMGSLDAGFTKYTPSSGIPELRQAIVDKLKADNNLSYEPGQITVSCGAKHACLNVLLATLDPGDEVIIPAPYWLSYPEMVKIADGEPVIVPTRLENGFKITPEEFADAMTPKTRIIILNSPGNPTGSVYTREELEALARVAAEEDILILSDEVYEKILFDGLKHWSVASLDAAFYPLTFTVNGFSKAYAMTGWRLGYVASPPWAAAAVEAIQSHSTSNVTSFAQKGALAAYRGPQECVQAMTDEYRRRRDYLVAQLGSLPKIHFLRPQGTFYLLLEIGETGLSSSHFADRLLEEEKVMTVPGIAFGDDRTVRLSYATDMESLQRGVERLAAFLKRL, encoded by the coding sequence ATGGAACCATCCTCTCGCGCCGCCCGCATCACCCCATCTCTTACCCTTTCCTTGGGAAGCAAGGCGAAGGCTCTCCGGGCCAAAGGCGTGGACGTCATCAACCTCGCATCGGGGGAGCCGGACTTCGACACCCCGGAGTTCATCAAGGCGGCGGCTATGGGATCTCTGGATGCCGGATTCACCAAGTACACTCCTTCCTCGGGCATTCCGGAGCTGCGGCAGGCGATCGTGGACAAGCTCAAGGCGGACAATAACCTTTCCTACGAGCCTGGACAGATCACGGTCAGCTGCGGCGCCAAACATGCCTGTCTCAATGTCCTCCTGGCAACCTTGGATCCCGGAGACGAGGTCATCATCCCGGCGCCCTACTGGTTGAGCTATCCGGAGATGGTCAAGATCGCCGACGGGGAGCCCGTGATCGTTCCCACCCGGCTGGAGAACGGCTTCAAGATCACGCCGGAAGAGTTTGCGGACGCGATGACGCCGAAGACCCGGATCATCATCCTCAACAGCCCGGGGAATCCCACCGGGTCGGTCTACACGCGCGAGGAGCTCGAAGCCCTGGCCCGCGTCGCCGCCGAAGAGGACATCCTGATCCTCTCCGACGAAGTCTATGAGAAGATCCTCTTCGACGGCCTCAAGCACTGGAGCGTGGCTTCCCTCGATGCCGCGTTCTACCCGCTCACCTTCACGGTCAACGGCTTCAGCAAGGCCTATGCGATGACCGGATGGCGGCTCGGTTATGTCGCCTCGCCGCCCTGGGCCGCGGCGGCCGTCGAAGCGATCCAGAGCCATTCGACATCGAACGTAACCTCATTCGCCCAGAAGGGCGCGCTCGCCGCCTATCGCGGCCCGCAGGAGTGCGTGCAGGCCATGACCGACGAGTACAGGAGGCGGCGGGATTACCTGGTGGCGCAGCTCGGCTCCCTCCCCAAGATCCACTTCCTCCGCCCCCAGGGCACGTTCTATCTGCTGCTCGAGATCGGCGAGACGGGGCTCTCCTCTTCCCATTTCGCCGACCGCCTCCTCGAGGAAGAGAAGGTCATGACAGTCCCCGGGATCGCGTTCGGAGACGACCGCACGGTGCGCCTCTCCTATGCTACCGACATGGAAAGCCTGCAACGAGGGGTCGAACGGCTGGCCGCCTTCCTGAAGCGCCTCTAA